DNA sequence from the Halorussus sp. MSC15.2 genome:
CCGCCGAACGCCTCGCCGATGGGGCGACCGAGACGGGCGAGGATGGCGAGTACGAGAACGAGGAGGACGGAGACGACCGAGCGTAGCGGCGTTAGGTGTCCTCGTCGTCCTTGATTTCCTCTAACTCGGCTTCGATGTCCTCGTCCGCGCTCTCGGTTTCGACTTCCGTCTCCACGTCGGCGGTGTCGGCGTCGGCAGTGTCGGTCGAACCCTTGCCCATCTCGGTTTTGAGCGTTTCGAGTTCGGCGTCCACCTCTCCCGAAGTACGGACCTCTTCCAGTTCGCGGTCGAGCGAGTCCTTGTCCGAGAGCGCGTCCTCGAAGACGCCCGACTCCTGCAACTCGTCCATCGCCTCCGACCGGGCCTCCATGTCCTCGGTGCGTTCCTCGGCGCGTTCGATGGCGCGACCCACGTCCTCCATCTCGTCGCCCGCGCCGGTCATGGCCTCCGAGACGCGAGTCTGGGCCTCGGCGGCCTCGTAGCGCGCCTTCATGCTCTCCTTCTTGGTGCGGAACTCCTCGATGCGGTTCTGGAGTTGGTCTTTCTTCTCGACGAGGTTGTCCTGCGTGTTCTGGAGGCTGGCTATCTGACCTTCGAGGTCCTCTATCTGGTTCATCTTCTGCTTCTTCTTCTCCAGCGCGCGCCGGGCGAGGTCCTCGCGGTCCTGATTCACGGCCTCGCGGGCCTGCTCGTTGTGTTTCTCGACGTTCTCTTCGAGTCGGCGCTTCTGCATCTCCAAGCGCTTCTTCTGGGTGGTCAGGTCCGCGATACCCTGTTTGACCTCCTGCAACTCGTCGCGCATCTGTTCGTAGGAGTAATCGAGCGTCTCGGAGGGGTCCTCGGCCCGATTGAGCGCGGCGTTTATCTTCGACCGAACGACGTACGACAGGCGTGAAAGCACTCCCATACAACCCTCTTTCGTGACCTGACCCTTAAAATCCTCACCTCCCCAACAGTCGTCTGACGGACGCGTGCCGTTTTCCGCCGACCGAAGCGCCGAGCGTTCGCCGCCGCGAACGCTCGACGACGGAAACTACCGTTACGTAGCCCGTGACGCAGATTACCGGCGGACGGTCGGCGATGCAGACCACGTCGGCTGGGTGGACTGAAAGTGGCCGCCCGGTCGCGTTCTACGTGGTCGGCTCTGCGGGCCACTATTCGAGGCGAACCGGAGGTGGGCCGAGAATATCCCGCGGAACGACCGCGACCGGGCGGGGGCTTTCTAAACGGTCACCGTTTCAGAGTCGACTGCGAGTTAGCGAACGGTCGAACCCACGACCGACCCACCGAGTCCGGAGTACAATCCTTATCAGAACTCCCGCACTACGAACGCCCATGAACTCCGAGGACCTGCCGATTCCCGGCGGCCGGGACGTGCGCGCGACCCTCGACGCCCCCGAGTCCGACGACGCCGACGCGGTAGTGGTCGCCTGTCCGCCTCACCCCCAGCACAGGGGCCACCGCGGCGACGCGCGCCTGACCGCCGTGAGCGAGTTCCTCACCGACCGCGGCGTCGCCTGCCTCCGTTTCGACTACGGCGACTGGGACGAGGGGTACGGCGAGCGAGAGGACGCCCGCAACGCGCTCCGGTGGGCGCGCGACCGCTACGACCGCGTCGGCGTCTTCGGATTCAGTTTCGGCGGTGCCGTCGCCGCGCTCGCGGCCGCGACGGTGGACCCCCAACCGGCGGCGGTGTCGCTGCTCGCCCCGGCGTCGCAGTTGGCCGCGGACTTGGACGTCGCGGCCGCGCTGGACGACATCGAAGCGCCGGTACAGGTCGTCTACGGGACGCGCGACGACACCGCGGACTGGCGACCGCTGGTTGAGCGCGCCGAGGCGCTGGGCCACGAGACGGTCGAGATGAGCGCGGACCACTTCTTCGTCGGCCAGCACGCGAAAGTGGCCGACGCGGTGGGCGGGTTTCTGGCCGGGGAACTCGTAGAACGATAAGAATATCTCGGCGACGTGTCACACTCCGGTATGGAACTGCTCCCGGTGGTCAATCTCGTCCTCCTCGCGTCGGGACTCGGTTTCCTGCTCGGAATCCCGTCGGTGCGGATGGGAGGTTCGCTGAAACTGGAGGAGGAAATTGCGTATCCGTTGGTCTTCCTCGGGATGGTTCCGTTCGCCGTGGCGAACAATTACCGATGCGTTCCGAACTGCCCGACGTTCTTCGAGCAGTTCCTGTATCGGAGCGCCGCGAACGCCTGTTTTCTGCTCGCGTTCGTCCTCCAACTCCGGGCCAACGCCAAGAAGATTGGCGGTGGTCCGACCCATCCGAAGAACGAACCGTACGAGGGCGGCGGGCAGACCTATCTGTGGGACGACGAGGAGTGACCGAAAGCAGTCAGGCGACGAGTTCGGGTCGTTCGCCGATTTCGACGGGGACGGTCGTAATCGACCCGTCGCGCCGGACGCGGACCGACAGCGTCTCGCCGGGACTCGCGTTGAGCGCGAGATACGCGTGGAGGTCCTTCGGCGTGCGAACCGCCTCGCCGTCGATGGCGAGGAGGGCGTCGCCGCCGACCGGGACGCGGAACCCCTCGACGCGAGTTACGCCCGTGCAGGGCCTGAGTTGCCCCTCTGCCGGAGCGCCCGACGGAACGTCGACGACCAGAACGCCCTTCGCGTTCGGGAACTCGTTCGCTCGCGCGACCAGTTCGGTCACGGTCGCGGTCTGCGCCCCGAGAAATGGGTGGTCGTACTCGCCGTCCTCGATTAGCGCCGGAACCACGCGCCGGACCAGCGACGCCGAGATGGCGAACGCGATGTTGTCGCCGCCGCCGGAGTTGACGACGCCGAGTACCCGCCCCGAGAGGTCGACCAGCGGACCGCCGGAGTTACCGGGGTTGACCGGCGCGTCGGTCTGGATGGCGTTCGGAATCTGGTAGTCGCCCGCCGGACTCGGCACCTGTCGGTCGATACCGCTGACGATGCCGGAGGTGAGCGACCCGCGGAGACCGTACGGACTCCCGACGACGGCGACCCGGGTCCCGATTGTCGGTTCGGACTGGATGAGCGAGAGCGGGTCCGTCTCGGTCGCGCTCCCGAGTTCGACGACCGCGAGGTCGCTCCGCGGGTCGCGGCCGACGACTCGCCCGATGCGGGAGGTGGTCTCGTCGAGTTGGACGCTCGCGCGGTCGGCCTCGCCGACG
Encoded proteins:
- a CDS encoding S1C family serine protease, producing MPTEPTRRTFLGALAAAATGSVAGCSNNSTPSGDETRYPVNRSHETTLPARDASDSTVADSDSVYTRVYRKTSDAVALIRTPDGSQGSGFLYDDTHFVTNYHVVGEADRASVQLDETTSRIGRVVGRDPRSDLAVVELGSATETDPLSLIQSEPTIGTRVAVVGSPYGLRGSLTSGIVSGIDRQVPSPAGDYQIPNAIQTDAPVNPGNSGGPLVDLSGRVLGVVNSGGGDNIAFAISASLVRRVVPALIEDGEYDHPFLGAQTATVTELVARANEFPNAKGVLVVDVPSGAPAEGQLRPCTGVTRVEGFRVPVGGDALLAIDGEAVRTPKDLHAYLALNASPGETLSVRVRRDGSITTVPVEIGERPELVA
- a CDS encoding dienelactone hydrolase family protein; translated protein: MNSEDLPIPGGRDVRATLDAPESDDADAVVVACPPHPQHRGHRGDARLTAVSEFLTDRGVACLRFDYGDWDEGYGEREDARNALRWARDRYDRVGVFGFSFGGAVAALAAATVDPQPAAVSLLAPASQLAADLDVAAALDDIEAPVQVVYGTRDDTADWRPLVERAEALGHETVEMSADHFFVGQHAKVADAVGGFLAGELVER
- a CDS encoding PspA/IM30 family protein; this encodes MGVLSRLSYVVRSKINAALNRAEDPSETLDYSYEQMRDELQEVKQGIADLTTQKKRLEMQKRRLEENVEKHNEQAREAVNQDREDLARRALEKKKQKMNQIEDLEGQIASLQNTQDNLVEKKDQLQNRIEEFRTKKESMKARYEAAEAQTRVSEAMTGAGDEMEDVGRAIERAEERTEDMEARSEAMDELQESGVFEDALSDKDSLDRELEEVRTSGEVDAELETLKTEMGKGSTDTADADTADVETEVETESADEDIEAELEEIKDDEDT